TTTGTACCTGCAATTTCGGCAGCCATAGTAGCGGTATTTTCGCAACCATCAATTTTACGAAGTGCAGTTGCAAGCTCTTTGGCTGCTACCTGAGCTTCAGTTGCATTTGATGCTACAAGTACATCTTTAAGATGAATATAATGAATGAATACCTGATCCGTATCGATATCTTTAATTTCGACAGGAACAGTGGCCGGAGCAGAAATAGTGTCGGTTTTAGCAGACTCATCAGTTTTGGATGCCTGATTACAGGCTGCAAATACAGCAATCAGTGCAAAAACTGACATAACAAATTTTAATTTATACATAATTAGGGGATTTTGGTTTACAAATATGAGTATTTTAGATGAATGAACCGTCAAAAACAGGAAAGTCCCGCTTTCTGAGGGGTATTTTCGAAAAATCAATTCTTTATTCAGTTCACAGCCAAAAGCTAGCCACAAACCGGCCTGAACAGAATTTTTCAGGTTTGGCCATTCACAAGGCCCTATAGGCATTATGAATCAAAATACATGGTTCAAACCCGGAATAAA
This region of Vicinamibacterales bacterium genomic DNA includes:
- a CDS encoding DUF3347 domain-containing protein — its product is MPIGPCEWPNLKNSVQAGLWLAFGCELNKELIFRKYPSESGTFLFLTVHSSKILIFVNQNPLIMYKLKFVMSVFALIAVFAACNQASKTDESAKTDTISAPATVPVEIKDIDTDQVFIHYIHLKDVLVASNATEAQVAAKELATALRKIDGCENTATMAAEIAGTNDLTKQRFQFTALSADIIAMLKHTEIESGSLFVQYCPMANDGEGGYWLASEKEVRNPYFGDEMLNCGEVKETITKKK